The following proteins come from a genomic window of Pseudomonas syringae:
- a CDS encoding LytR/AlgR family response regulator transcription factor, with amino-acid sequence MNVLIVDDEPLARERLSRMVNEIEGYRVLESSASNGEEALALIETHKPDIVLLDIRMPGLDGLQVAARLCEREAPPAVVFCTAHDEFALEAFQVSAVGYLVKPVRSEHLIEALRKAERPNRVQLAAMTRPAAESGSGPRSHISARTRKGIELIPLDHVIYFIADHKYVTLRHEGGEVLLDEPLKALEDEFGDRFVRIHRNALVARDRIERMQRTPLGHFQLFVRGLQASDALTVSRRHVAGVRKMMQQL; translated from the coding sequence ATGAATGTCCTGATCGTTGATGACGAACCCTTGGCCCGCGAGCGACTCAGCCGCATGGTCAACGAAATCGAGGGTTACCGAGTACTGGAATCCAGCGCCTCCAATGGTGAAGAAGCCTTGGCGCTGATCGAAACCCACAAGCCGGATATCGTGTTGCTCGATATTCGCATGCCGGGCCTTGATGGCCTGCAAGTCGCGGCGCGGCTGTGCGAGCGTGAAGCACCGCCAGCCGTGGTGTTTTGCACCGCACACGACGAGTTTGCCCTGGAAGCTTTTCAGGTCAGCGCGGTCGGCTACCTGGTCAAGCCCGTGCGCTCCGAGCATCTGATCGAAGCATTGCGCAAAGCCGAGCGCCCGAATCGCGTTCAGCTGGCCGCCATGACTCGCCCTGCTGCCGAAAGCGGCTCAGGCCCGCGCAGTCATATCAGCGCCCGGACCCGCAAGGGCATCGAGCTGATTCCGCTGGACCATGTGATCTATTTCATTGCCGATCACAAGTACGTCACCCTGCGACATGAAGGTGGCGAGGTCCTGCTCGACGAGCCACTGAAGGCGCTGGAAGACGAGTTCGGTGACCGGTTCGTGCGTATTCACCGCAACGCACTGGTGGCGCGTGACCGAATCGAGCGCATGCAACGCACGCCGCTTGGGCACTTTCAGTTGTTCGTGAGGGGCCTTCAGGCCAGCGACGCGCTGACTGTCAGCCGCCGTCATGTGGCGGGTGTTCGCAAAATGATGCAGCAGCTCTAG
- a CDS encoding sensor histidine kinase, translating into MQTEPLKHPARPVPGKDFFLPELCLPQALLVLVVLAELLVVILVLVEPMRSGFDWVRLALMSLFVQWIVLLSAALLCGLRPWLARLTPGLAGMLSCLLVVGLTLLCTAVTDVCQLTGRISVSGMVERYLRYSTIALIMSALMLRYFYLQSQWRKQQQGELRARIESLQARIRPHFLFNTLNSIASLVASDPVKAEQAVLDLSDLFRASLAKPGSLVTWGEELALAKRYLSIEQYRLGERLQLDWRVSAIPDDLPIPQLTLQPLLENALIYGIAPRVEGGVVTVEADYEEGEFILSVSNPYEEAATRQTSNGTQQALTNIGARIAALFGPHASLSVERRDGRHYTCLRYPCARLTQEARAI; encoded by the coding sequence ATGCAGACCGAACCGTTGAAACACCCTGCCAGGCCCGTTCCCGGCAAAGACTTTTTCCTCCCCGAACTGTGCCTGCCGCAGGCATTGCTGGTGCTTGTGGTACTGGCCGAGCTGCTGGTGGTGATTCTGGTGCTGGTAGAACCGATGCGCAGCGGGTTCGACTGGGTGCGCCTGGCGCTCATGTCACTGTTCGTGCAGTGGATCGTGCTGCTCTCGGCGGCGCTGCTCTGCGGGCTGCGGCCTTGGCTGGCGCGCCTGACGCCCGGGCTGGCCGGCATGCTCAGCTGCCTGTTGGTGGTCGGTTTGACGTTATTGTGCACGGCCGTCACCGATGTGTGTCAGCTTACCGGCAGAATCTCGGTCAGCGGGATGGTCGAGCGTTATCTGCGTTACTCGACCATCGCATTGATCATGTCAGCCCTGATGCTGCGTTATTTCTATCTTCAGAGCCAATGGCGCAAGCAGCAGCAGGGCGAGCTGCGGGCGAGAATCGAATCATTGCAGGCACGCATCCGCCCGCACTTTCTGTTCAACACCCTCAATAGTATTGCGAGCCTGGTCGCCAGCGACCCGGTCAAGGCGGAGCAGGCGGTACTGGATTTGTCTGACCTGTTTCGCGCCAGCCTGGCCAAGCCCGGCAGCCTGGTGACATGGGGTGAAGAACTGGCGTTGGCAAAACGATATTTATCGATTGAGCAATATCGTCTCGGCGAGCGTCTACAGTTGGACTGGAGGGTGAGCGCAATTCCCGATGACTTGCCGATTCCCCAGCTAACCTTGCAGCCATTACTTGAAAACGCTTTGATCTATGGCATTGCTCCGCGAGTCGAAGGGGGCGTAGTAACAGTCGAAGCAGATTATGAAGAGGGAGAGTTCATATTGAGCGTCAGCAATCCCTATGAAGAAGCTGCCACTCGGCAGACTTCCAACGGTACTCAGCAAGCCCTGACAAATATCGGTGCACGCATTGCGGCACTTTTTGGTCCGCACGCCAGTCTGAGCGTGGAGCGCCGTGACGGTCGTCACTACACCTGTCTACGCTATCCTTGTGCGAGACTCACGCAGGAAGCCAGAGCTATATGA
- the argH gene encoding argininosuccinate lyase, translating into MSTDKTNQSWGGRFSEPVDAFVARFTASVTFDQRLYRHDIMGSIAHATMLAKVGVLTDAERDTIIDGLNAIQAEIEAGSFEWRVDLEDVHMNIEARLTDRIGITGKKLHTGRSRNDQVATDIRLWLRDEIDLILSEITRLQQGLLGQAEREAETIMPGFTHLQTAQPVTFGHHMLAWFEMLSRDYERLVDCRKRLNRMPLGSAALAGTTYPIDRELTCKLLGFDVVGGNSLDGVSDRDFAIEFCSAASIAMMHLSRFSEELVLWTSAQFQFIDLPDRFCTGSSIMPQKKNPDVPELVRGKSGRVFGALMGLLTLMKGQPLAYNKDNQEDKEPLFDAADTLRDSLRAFADMIPAIKPKHAMMREAALRGFSTATDLADYLVRRGLPFRDCHEIVGHAVKYGVETGKDLAEMSLEELRQFSNQIEQDVFAVLTLEGSVNARNHIGGTAPEQVRAAVVRGQELLATR; encoded by the coding sequence ATGAGCACCGACAAGACCAACCAGTCCTGGGGCGGCCGCTTCAGTGAACCCGTCGACGCATTCGTCGCACGTTTCACTGCCTCCGTCACCTTCGATCAACGCCTGTATCGCCACGACATCATGGGCTCCATCGCCCACGCCACAATGCTGGCCAAGGTGGGCGTTCTGACCGACGCCGAGCGCGATACCATCATTGACGGTCTGAACGCCATCCAGGCAGAAATCGAGGCCGGCAGCTTCGAGTGGCGCGTCGATCTGGAAGACGTGCACATGAACATTGAAGCACGCCTGACCGATCGCATCGGCATCACCGGCAAGAAGCTGCACACCGGTCGCAGCCGCAACGATCAGGTGGCCACCGATATTCGCCTGTGGCTGCGTGACGAAATCGATCTGATCCTGAGTGAAATCACCCGTCTGCAGCAAGGTTTGCTGGGCCAGGCCGAGCGCGAAGCCGAAACCATCATGCCTGGTTTCACGCATTTGCAGACGGCCCAGCCGGTAACATTCGGTCACCATATGCTGGCCTGGTTCGAAATGCTCAGCCGCGACTACGAGCGTCTGGTGGACTGCCGCAAGCGTCTGAACCGCATGCCGCTGGGCAGCGCCGCGCTGGCGGGCACCACCTACCCGATCGACCGCGAACTGACCTGCAAACTGCTGGGCTTCGACGTGGTGGGCGGCAATTCGCTGGACGGCGTGTCGGATCGCGATTTCGCCATCGAATTCTGTTCGGCCGCTTCCATCGCCATGATGCACCTGTCGCGCTTCTCGGAAGAGCTGGTGCTCTGGACCAGTGCGCAATTTCAGTTCATCGATTTGCCGGATCGCTTCTGCACGGGCAGCTCGATCATGCCGCAGAAGAAAAACCCTGACGTGCCTGAACTGGTGCGCGGCAAGAGCGGCCGTGTCTTCGGTGCCTTGATGGGCCTGCTGACCTTGATGAAAGGCCAGCCGCTGGCCTACAACAAGGACAACCAGGAAGACAAGGAGCCGCTGTTCGACGCGGCCGATACCCTGCGTGATTCGTTGCGCGCGTTCGCCGACATGATCCCGGCGATCAAACCGAAGCACGCGATGATGCGCGAAGCAGCGCTGCGCGGGTTCTCCACGGCGACCGATCTGGCGGATTACCTCGTGCGCCGGGGCCTGCCGTTCCGGGACTGCCATGAAATCGTGGGTCATGCCGTGAAGTACGGCGTGGAAACCGGCAAGGACCTGGCGGAAATGAGCCTGGAAGAGCTGCGTCAGTTCAGTAACCAGATCGAGCAGGACGTCTTCGCGGTGCTGACCCTGGAAGGCTCGGTGAATGCCCGCAACCACATCGGCGGCACCGCGCCCGAACAGGTTCGCGCTGCTGTGGTTCGCGGTCAGGAACTGCTGGCCACACGCTGA
- a CDS encoding nucleoside recognition domain-containing protein has translation MLNGLWLGFFVVATISALVQWLVGGNAGIFAAMVESIFAMAKLSVEVMVLLFGTLTLWLGFLRIAEKAGIVDWLAKVLGPLFLRLMPEVPPGHPALGLITLNFAANALGLDNAATPIGLKAMRSLQELNPSKTAASNAQILFLVLNASSLTLLPVTIFMYRAQQGAPDPTLVFLPILLATSVSTIVGLLSVAFMQRLRLWDPVVLAYLIPGALLLGVFMAFLGTLSAAALAGLSSILGNLTLFGLIMMFLIIGTLRKVLVYEAFVEGAKEGFDVAKSLLPYLVAMLCAVGVLRASGALDFGLEGIRHVVQWLGLDTRFVDALPTAMVKPFSGSAARALLIETMQTQGVDSFAALAAATIQGSTETTFYVLAVYFGAVGIQRARHAVGCALLAEFSGVVAAIFVCYWFFGATAS, from the coding sequence ATGCTCAATGGCCTGTGGCTTGGTTTTTTTGTCGTGGCGACGATCTCCGCGCTGGTGCAGTGGCTGGTGGGCGGTAATGCGGGCATTTTTGCGGCAATGGTCGAAAGCATCTTCGCCATGGCCAAGCTGTCGGTCGAGGTCATGGTGCTGCTGTTCGGTACGCTGACCCTGTGGCTCGGTTTTCTGCGTATCGCGGAAAAGGCAGGGATTGTCGACTGGCTGGCCAAAGTCCTCGGGCCACTGTTCCTGCGCTTGATGCCGGAAGTTCCGCCGGGCCATCCGGCGCTGGGTCTGATTACCCTCAATTTTGCCGCCAACGCCCTGGGTCTCGACAACGCGGCGACGCCTATCGGCCTGAAAGCCATGCGTTCGTTGCAGGAACTCAATCCCAGCAAGACCGCTGCCAGTAACGCGCAGATCCTGTTTCTGGTGCTCAACGCCTCGTCTCTGACCCTGCTGCCAGTGACGATCTTCATGTACCGCGCCCAGCAAGGTGCGCCCGATCCGACACTGGTGTTTCTGCCGATCCTGCTGGCGACCAGCGTTTCGACCATTGTCGGCCTGCTGTCGGTCGCCTTCATGCAGCGTCTGCGTCTGTGGGACCCGGTAGTGCTTGCCTATCTGATCCCCGGCGCTTTGCTGCTTGGCGTCTTCATGGCCTTTCTCGGCACGCTGTCGGCGGCCGCGCTGGCGGGCCTGTCGTCGATTCTGGGCAACCTCACGCTGTTCGGCCTGATCATGATGTTCCTGATCATCGGCACGCTGCGCAAAGTGCTGGTTTACGAGGCCTTCGTCGAAGGCGCGAAAGAAGGTTTCGACGTCGCCAAGAGTCTGCTGCCTTATCTGGTTGCGATGCTCTGCGCGGTGGGCGTGCTGCGTGCCTCCGGCGCACTGGACTTCGGCCTCGAAGGCATTCGGCATGTGGTGCAGTGGCTGGGGCTGGACACCCGCTTTGTCGATGCACTGCCGACGGCCATGGTCAAACCTTTCTCCGGCAGCGCTGCCCGCGCCTTGCTGATCGAAACCATGCAGACTCAGGGTGTGGACAGCTTCGCCGCACTGGCGGCTGCGACGATTCAGGGCAGCACCGAAACCACCTTCTACGTACTGGCGGTGTACTTCGGTGCGGTAGGCATTCAGCGCGCCCGCCATGCGGTGGGTTGCGCGCTGCTGGCTGAATTTTCCGGCGTTGTGGCGGCGATCTTCGTCTGCTACTGGTTTTTCGGCGCCACTGCCAGCTAG
- a CDS encoding DUF5924 family protein, which translates to MLDLNRYVTPVLNLMQRYPGLIAAFGFVSGIASFILVDRQESLATWIAVVMLISWLWLMIENTMVGLLNKALGREIPQGLLRYGTQMIHQESLFFVLPFFFITTTWNSGQAVFTAALGAAGLISIIDPLYYKWLAPRRWLFMTLHTLTLFAALLTALPIILHLTTAESYKLALGVAMLLSAPSLMANFPLNTWRSALTVITMILAIGAAGWLLRSWVPPATLWLTEVAVSPDFDNKNRTPGDSISLISAKQLRNGGLYAYTAINAPRGLDERIYHVWWHEGQEMDRIALDIHGGRKEGYRAWTRKQNFPQDVTGRWQVRVLTEDGQMIGVLRFVVTDNDQPAVKRPTGRLIKLKPGGDSTDPVTPESAPAEPDASEPKQEAAPTESAPAESAPAAPAQ; encoded by the coding sequence ATGCTTGATCTGAACCGCTATGTGACACCCGTGCTCAACTTGATGCAGCGCTATCCGGGGCTCATTGCGGCGTTTGGTTTCGTTTCCGGGATCGCCAGTTTCATTCTGGTTGACCGCCAGGAAAGCCTGGCCACCTGGATCGCAGTGGTGATGCTGATCAGCTGGCTGTGGCTGATGATCGAAAACACCATGGTAGGGCTGCTCAACAAGGCTCTGGGGCGCGAGATTCCGCAGGGCCTGCTGCGTTATGGCACGCAGATGATCCACCAGGAAAGCCTGTTTTTCGTGCTGCCGTTCTTTTTCATCACCACCACCTGGAACAGCGGCCAGGCCGTGTTCACTGCGGCGCTCGGGGCCGCCGGGCTGATCTCGATCATTGACCCGCTTTACTACAAATGGCTGGCACCAAGGCGCTGGCTGTTCATGACGCTGCACACCCTGACGCTGTTTGCTGCGCTGCTCACCGCGCTGCCGATCATCCTGCACCTGACCACCGCCGAGAGCTACAAGCTGGCACTGGGCGTGGCGATGCTGTTGTCGGCGCCCAGCCTGATGGCGAACTTCCCGCTCAACACCTGGCGCAGCGCGCTGACCGTTATCACGATGATCCTGGCCATCGGCGCGGCGGGCTGGCTGCTGCGCTCCTGGGTGCCACCGGCGACACTCTGGCTGACCGAAGTGGCCGTCAGCCCGGATTTCGATAACAAGAATCGCACGCCGGGGGACAGCATCTCGCTGATCAGCGCCAAACAGTTGCGCAACGGCGGCCTGTACGCCTATACCGCCATCAACGCGCCACGCGGCCTTGATGAGCGCATTTACCATGTGTGGTGGCACGAAGGTCAGGAAATGGACCGCATCGCCCTGGACATCCACGGGGGGCGCAAGGAGGGCTACCGCGCCTGGACGCGCAAGCAGAACTTCCCGCAGGACGTCACCGGCCGCTGGCAGGTGAGGGTGCTGACCGAGGATGGGCAGATGATCGGCGTGCTGCGATTCGTGGTGACCGATAACGACCAGCCAGCCGTGAAACGACCGACTGGCAGGCTGATCAAGCTCAAGCCCGGCGGTGACTCGACTGACCCGGTGACGCCTGAATCGGCACCTGCGGAGCCGGACGCCAGCGAGCCGAAACAGGAGGCTGCTCCAACCGAGTCAGCCCCGGCTGAATCGGCTCCCGCAGCACCGGCGCAATAG
- a CDS encoding M16 family metallopeptidase, which yields MRCLLFACLLLGSLPSFALDRLQVEGYLLPNGLQILLKPGYEKGHVAIRLVVGIGFDDFPCADKELPHLLEHLLFSGVDDSGEGGLEKRMQALGGEWNAFTSNADTTFVIEAPARNQRKVLDLLLEIMTRTELSQARLDGVKRVVEREDGGHFSHLQHLLEQRDSGRSASSRLAVELGLKCAERPEVDGIKLEHVEDVFANWYAPNNMTLIVVGDLDKLLPAYLERTFGKLAPTDPIDHPPLAQSNGAAEPRRELQRGGLGANARLHLIYPEPQLDDQHDETWDLVKAYLDWALYTELRLKHGLSYGPSAEREVFGDVGFLSLNADVEREDVTEAEQDIRALVERLQKEGLQPATFARLQQLAIDRQSWATQGNSALADYYWSALNDYENGRFGDPAKRIKAVSLETANQAMRQLLAQPGYMRIEKPLLSYDGLYEVLAGVLALIVLLALWLWRTRKK from the coding sequence ATGCGTTGCCTGCTGTTCGCTTGTCTGCTCCTCGGTTCACTCCCTTCATTTGCCCTTGACCGTCTTCAGGTCGAGGGCTACCTGCTGCCCAATGGTTTGCAAATCCTTCTCAAGCCCGGTTATGAAAAGGGCCATGTGGCCATCCGGCTAGTCGTCGGCATCGGTTTCGATGACTTTCCCTGTGCCGACAAGGAACTGCCACACCTGCTGGAACACTTGCTGTTCAGCGGGGTGGATGACAGTGGCGAAGGCGGGCTGGAGAAGCGCATGCAGGCACTCGGCGGTGAGTGGAATGCGTTTACCAGCAATGCCGACACCACCTTTGTGATCGAAGCGCCGGCGCGCAACCAGCGCAAGGTGCTGGACCTGCTGCTGGAAATCATGACCCGAACCGAGCTGAGCCAGGCGCGCCTGGACGGCGTCAAACGTGTGGTCGAGCGCGAAGACGGCGGACACTTCTCGCATTTGCAGCACCTGCTTGAGCAACGCGACTCGGGACGCAGCGCCAGCAGCCGGCTGGCCGTGGAGCTGGGCTTGAAATGCGCCGAACGCCCTGAAGTCGACGGTATCAAGCTGGAGCATGTCGAGGATGTGTTCGCCAATTGGTACGCACCCAACAACATGACGCTGATCGTGGTCGGCGATCTGGACAAGCTGCTGCCAGCCTATCTGGAGCGCACGTTCGGCAAGCTGGCGCCGACCGATCCGATCGATCACCCGCCGCTGGCGCAAAGCAATGGCGCTGCCGAACCGCGTCGCGAGCTGCAACGCGGTGGTCTGGGGGCCAACGCCAGGCTGCATCTGATCTATCCTGAGCCGCAACTCGACGACCAGCACGATGAGACCTGGGATCTGGTCAAAGCGTATCTCGACTGGGCGCTCTACACTGAGCTGCGCCTGAAGCACGGCCTGTCCTACGGGCCCTCGGCAGAGCGCGAAGTGTTCGGCGATGTCGGCTTCCTGAGCCTGAACGCCGACGTCGAGCGTGAAGATGTCACCGAAGCCGAGCAGGATATCCGGGCACTGGTCGAGCGTTTGCAGAAAGAGGGCCTGCAGCCTGCCACGTTTGCGCGGCTGCAACAGTTGGCCATTGATCGGCAATCATGGGCCACTCAGGGCAACAGTGCGCTGGCCGACTACTATTGGAGCGCGCTCAACGACTATGAAAACGGGCGTTTTGGCGACCCTGCAAAGCGTATCAAGGCCGTGAGCCTCGAAACCGCCAATCAGGCCATGCGTCAGTTGCTCGCCCAGCCCGGCTACATGCGAATCGAAAAACCGCTGCTCAGCTATGACGGCCTGTACGAAGTGCTTGCGGGGGTACTGGCCCTGATCGTGCTACTGGCTTTGTGGCTCTGGCGGACACGAAAAAAATAG
- a CDS encoding Na/Pi cotransporter family protein — translation MLTLLDLLSAVALLIWGTHIVRTGILRVYGAQLRRLLSQNMSKRPLAFIAGILVTAMVQSSNATAMLVTSFVGQGLMTLTPALVIMLGADVGTALMSRVLTFDLSWLSPLLIFLGVVFFLSRKQTRAGQMGRVGIGLGLIVLALQLIVAAAAPITQAAGVKVLFASLTGDLLLDALVGAMFALISYSSLAAVLLTATLAGTEVIGLPVAIGLVIGANIGSGLLAFLSTSMQNVAGRQVALGSLLYKLLGLLLIIPVLDPLVEWIDTLGFRPQELVIGFHLIYNTVRCLIMLPTVAPMARLCSYLLPQQNETGGLAKPRHLDLTALSTPSLALANAVRETLRMGDLIESMLGSMLAVLRGTQTAVTQEVRRLNDDVEALYSAIKLYLAQMPREDLGEHDNRRWAEIIELTINLELASGLIERMLRKIQQQKTAHRRSFSEVGLEELADLHIQLQSNLRLGLSVFLSGDHESARQLLREKRRFRAEERRLAHAHVSRLRNKVVQSIETSSLHLELIADMKRLNSLFCSSAYAVLETADTGALSSEDEPERSR, via the coding sequence ATGCTGACCCTGCTCGATTTGCTGTCTGCTGTCGCCCTGCTGATCTGGGGCACACATATCGTGCGCACCGGCATCCTTCGTGTTTATGGAGCGCAACTGCGCCGCTTGCTCAGCCAGAACATGTCCAAACGGCCGTTGGCGTTCATCGCCGGCATTCTGGTGACCGCCATGGTACAGAGCAGTAACGCTACCGCCATGCTGGTGACCTCCTTCGTCGGCCAGGGGCTGATGACGCTGACACCTGCACTGGTGATCATGCTGGGGGCCGATGTCGGTACGGCATTGATGTCCCGCGTACTGACATTTGACTTGTCATGGCTGTCGCCGCTGCTGATTTTCCTCGGTGTGGTGTTCTTTCTGTCGCGCAAGCAGACCCGCGCCGGTCAGATGGGCCGGGTCGGTATTGGTCTGGGCCTGATCGTGCTGGCGCTGCAATTGATCGTCGCGGCTGCCGCGCCCATCACTCAGGCGGCCGGGGTGAAAGTGCTGTTTGCTTCGCTGACCGGCGACCTGTTGCTGGATGCGTTGGTGGGCGCCATGTTTGCGCTGATTTCCTATTCCAGCCTCGCAGCGGTGCTGTTGACTGCCACGCTGGCAGGCACCGAAGTCATCGGTTTGCCGGTCGCGATCGGGCTGGTGATCGGCGCCAACATCGGCAGTGGGCTCCTGGCGTTCCTCAGCACCAGCATGCAGAACGTCGCCGGTCGGCAAGTGGCGCTCGGCAGCCTGCTGTACAAACTGCTTGGCTTGCTGCTGATCATTCCGGTGCTCGATCCGCTGGTCGAATGGATCGACACGCTGGGCTTTCGTCCACAGGAACTGGTCATCGGCTTTCATCTGATCTACAACACCGTGCGCTGCCTGATCATGCTGCCCACCGTGGCCCCGATGGCGCGGCTGTGCTCGTACTTGCTGCCGCAGCAGAATGAAACCGGCGGGCTGGCCAAGCCTCGGCATCTGGACCTGACTGCGCTGTCGACGCCCAGCCTCGCACTGGCCAACGCAGTGCGCGAAACCTTGCGCATGGGCGACCTGATCGAGAGCATGCTCGGTTCGATGCTGGCGGTGCTACGCGGTACGCAAACAGCCGTCACGCAGGAAGTGCGGCGCCTGAACGACGACGTTGAAGCACTGTACAGCGCGATCAAGCTATATCTGGCGCAGATGCCCCGTGAAGACCTCGGCGAGCACGATAACCGGCGCTGGGCCGAGATCATCGAGCTGACCATCAACCTGGAACTGGCCAGCGGCCTGATTGAACGCATGCTGCGCAAGATCCAGCAGCAGAAGACCGCGCATCGTCGCTCATTCTCCGAAGTCGGGCTTGAAGAGTTGGCCGATCTGCATATCCAGCTGCAGTCGAACCTGCGCCTGGGGCTTTCGGTTTTCCTCAGCGGCGATCACGAGAGCGCACGTCAGTTATTGCGTGAGAAACGCCGCTTCAGGGCCGAGGAACGTCGCCTGGCCCACGCTCACGTCAGCCGTCTGCGCAACAAGGTGGTGCAGAGCATCGAAACCAGCTCGCTGCACCTGGAGCTGATCGCCGACATGAAACGCCTCAACTCGCTGTTCTGCAGCAGCGCCTATGCAGTACTGGAAACCGCTGACACAGGCGCCTTGTCGAGCGAGGACGAACCCGAACGATCACGGTGA
- a CDS encoding class I SAM-dependent methyltransferase translates to MKQYVENYQPIEGCPPASGHVEGDSVSPKAMIFHILKDLSADVEVLDIGFGSGTMGALIKSNPDTAHWSVDGIDGWEANCQNSQLYENATYRNIWHGLAQELSSERLAQYRIICLLDVVEHLTADTARWLVRTLLSSLGPDSYLFISTPLWFYPQDAQQDGDLEEHLIGVPASSMMALCPHLYAVNQPLIGGFVFSRRSLDFVEFFQPTADKSFSYEKGMKVAKAVGMKLEPNVAFTMD, encoded by the coding sequence ATGAAGCAGTATGTTGAAAACTATCAGCCCATCGAAGGTTGCCCACCTGCATCTGGCCACGTGGAAGGTGATTCGGTGTCCCCAAAGGCGATGATTTTCCATATCCTCAAGGATCTCAGCGCTGATGTAGAAGTTCTGGATATCGGCTTTGGCTCCGGAACAATGGGGGCCTTGATCAAATCGAATCCGGACACTGCGCACTGGTCGGTAGATGGCATCGATGGCTGGGAGGCCAACTGCCAGAATTCGCAGCTGTATGAAAACGCCACCTACCGCAACATCTGGCATGGTCTGGCTCAGGAGCTGTCATCCGAGCGGCTTGCTCAGTACCGGATAATCTGCCTGCTGGACGTTGTCGAGCACCTGACGGCGGACACTGCACGATGGCTGGTACGGACGCTGCTTTCCAGTCTGGGGCCGGACTCCTACCTGTTTATCAGCACCCCGCTGTGGTTCTACCCGCAGGACGCCCAGCAGGACGGTGATCTTGAGGAACACCTGATCGGCGTGCCCGCATCGTCGATGATGGCGCTGTGTCCGCACCTCTATGCAGTCAATCAACCACTGATCGGCGGGTTCGTATTCAGCCGTCGCAGTCTGGATTTCGTGGAATTTTTCCAGCCCACTGCGGATAAATCGTTTTCATATGAAAAGGGCATGAAGGTCGCAAAAGCCGTCGGGATGAAACTCGAACCCAACGTCGCATTCACCATGGATTGA